Proteins co-encoded in one Hyalangium ruber genomic window:
- a CDS encoding FHA domain-containing protein, with amino-acid sequence MALRFSVLASQLLYDRETVLRAVSWPVLVWESPPHRPDPHLGFIDSTVPNTRLRRPTTVEPLVFELRRRTPGGLDLTLGRGPDNDLVIEDATVSRTHAFFRQEPHTGTWHVVDAESHNGTFLAGVIIVPGRPMPLFERAALRFGGVEVAFLQASAFEQYVHARAMMPRGALDARGVSP; translated from the coding sequence GTGGCGCTCAGGTTCTCCGTTCTGGCCTCGCAGCTTCTCTATGATCGAGAGACGGTCCTGCGCGCCGTCTCCTGGCCGGTGCTGGTGTGGGAGTCACCGCCCCATCGGCCGGATCCCCACCTGGGCTTCATCGACTCCACGGTGCCCAATACCCGGCTCCGCAGGCCCACCACCGTCGAGCCCCTCGTGTTCGAGCTGCGCAGGCGCACTCCCGGTGGTCTGGACCTCACCCTGGGTCGCGGTCCCGACAATGATCTCGTCATCGAGGACGCTACCGTCTCGCGCACCCACGCCTTCTTCCGTCAGGAGCCACACACCGGCACCTGGCACGTGGTGGATGCCGAGAGCCACAACGGCACCTTCCTCGCCGGGGTGATCATCGTCCCCGGCCGGCCCATGCCGTTGTTCGAGCGCGCCGCGCTGCGCTTCGGAGGCGTGGAGGTGGCCTTCCTTCAAGCATCCGCCTTCGAGCAGTACGTCCACGCCCGCGCGATGATGCCTCGGGGCGCGCTTGACGCACGCGGTGTGAGCCCCTAG
- a CDS encoding MXAN_6577-like cysteine-rich protein yields the protein MSMDVSREHVAPRWLAVTVAALGLLLSGCPETGADCGEGLTSCFDTCQDTRSATLHCGACGAACGRGQVCVEGNCECRDGAITCGGQCVTTASDPLNCGSCGIACGPGNVCEAGQCRVNCSEGATRCGNACVNLMTSASNCGACGNACGDAKSCHDGVCTYDIVAACFNTGQVVGLQAGADIKGPNVAIGELPQSVARMQDVLLVLDAAKRVREAKLVDYAALPGAPATGDAPNQMLVDDPYVYVINSLSNTLLVFRRQAEPGTLTDGTRFPQGLQLQPVASVDFGANTNPFAMAKLGTDLWVSLYGNLGGDTSAGGKVARVNLANPLEPALSIPFIQLPTGEELRPFPGSSPIPSPSGIVAHGGKLYTALNNLDPNVFSPGGPGLVARIDPQSREVRYLSLGDDCLNPGWLAPVGDKLLVSCSGRVVYDGTFTRVVAVEKGGLVLLDAQDAVVATYPLACPEGSGDTCPPPSISRFTVVGNRAYLGDSTAGRVFVVEVSGNQLIERRGLGTGSQPPILACQRSSGFSLVGDIVAIP from the coding sequence ATGAGCATGGATGTGAGCAGGGAGCACGTGGCTCCCCGGTGGTTGGCAGTGACGGTGGCGGCCCTCGGATTGCTGCTGAGCGGCTGTCCGGAGACAGGCGCCGACTGTGGCGAAGGCCTCACGAGCTGCTTCGATACCTGCCAGGACACGCGCAGCGCGACGCTCCACTGTGGCGCCTGTGGCGCCGCGTGCGGCCGGGGGCAGGTGTGCGTGGAGGGCAACTGCGAGTGTCGCGACGGCGCGATAACGTGTGGAGGGCAGTGCGTCACCACCGCGTCGGACCCGCTCAACTGCGGCAGCTGCGGCATCGCCTGCGGGCCGGGCAACGTGTGTGAGGCGGGCCAGTGCCGGGTGAACTGCTCCGAGGGTGCCACGCGCTGCGGGAATGCGTGCGTGAACCTGATGACGAGCGCCAGCAACTGCGGCGCCTGCGGCAACGCCTGCGGGGACGCGAAGAGCTGCCACGACGGCGTGTGTACCTATGACATCGTCGCCGCCTGCTTCAACACCGGCCAGGTGGTGGGGCTCCAGGCCGGCGCGGACATCAAGGGCCCCAACGTGGCCATTGGCGAGCTGCCCCAGTCGGTGGCGCGCATGCAGGACGTGCTGCTGGTGCTCGACGCCGCCAAGCGGGTGCGCGAGGCCAAGCTGGTGGACTACGCGGCGCTGCCCGGCGCGCCGGCCACGGGAGATGCGCCCAACCAAATGCTCGTGGATGACCCCTACGTCTATGTCATCAACTCCCTGAGCAACACGCTCCTGGTGTTCCGGCGCCAGGCGGAGCCAGGGACGCTCACCGATGGCACCCGCTTCCCGCAGGGGCTGCAGCTGCAGCCCGTGGCCAGCGTGGACTTCGGCGCCAACACCAACCCGTTCGCCATGGCGAAGCTCGGCACGGACCTGTGGGTCTCGCTCTATGGCAACCTGGGCGGAGACACGTCCGCCGGCGGCAAGGTGGCGCGCGTGAATCTGGCCAACCCGCTCGAGCCCGCGCTGAGCATCCCGTTCATTCAGCTCCCCACGGGCGAGGAGCTCCGGCCCTTCCCCGGCAGCAGTCCCATCCCCTCGCCCTCGGGCATCGTCGCGCACGGCGGCAAGCTGTACACCGCCCTCAACAACCTGGACCCGAACGTCTTCTCCCCGGGTGGCCCCGGGCTCGTGGCCCGCATCGACCCGCAGAGCCGGGAGGTGCGGTACCTGTCGCTGGGGGATGACTGCCTCAACCCGGGGTGGCTCGCTCCCGTGGGAGACAAGCTGCTGGTGAGCTGCTCCGGCCGGGTCGTCTATGACGGCACCTTCACCCGCGTGGTGGCCGTGGAGAAGGGCGGTCTGGTGCTGCTCGATGCGCAGGATGCGGTGGTGGCCACCTATCCGCTCGCCTGCCCGGAGGGGAGCGGGGACACCTGCCCGCCGCCGTCCATCAGCCGCTTCACCGTGGTGGGCAACCGCGCCTACCTGGGCGACAGCACCGCGGGCCGCGTCTTCGTCGTCGAGGTCTCCGGCAACCAGCTCATCGAGCGGCGGGGCCTGGGCACGGGCTCCCAGCCGCCCATCCTCGCGTGCCAGCGCTCCTCGGGCTTCTCCCTCGTTGGAGATATCGTCGCCATTCCGTAG
- a CDS encoding dipeptidase has product MSPALLTALLLAGAPASEARAVHESALIIDGHMDTPLRLLDEGFDLGSDTPVTEGHVDLGKARAGNLGAVFFSIWVDPAANQGRYAHRALRLIDAVLMQIERHPDQMVLALSAQDIIDARASQPKKLASLMGIEGGHVIENDLGLLRDFYRLGARYMTLTWSNTNEWADSSGDIQDRKVKHHGGLSPFGEEVVREMNRLGMLVDISHVSDETFFDTLKVTRAPVIASHSSARALTQSPRNMTDDMLRAVAANKGVVMVNFFSAFIDDAFRKAQDAQNAERKAALAAQKARLKKGAGPLPVIDMATERQWSSKLERPPLEALIDHIDHVAKVAGVDHVGLGSDFDGVSSTPEGIDSVADLPRITEALLARGYSPEQVHKILGGNLLRVFREAERVSRELRAAPPPR; this is encoded by the coding sequence TTGAGCCCCGCCCTTCTCACCGCCCTCCTGCTCGCGGGCGCTCCCGCGTCAGAGGCCCGCGCCGTTCATGAGTCGGCCCTGATCATCGATGGCCACATGGACACGCCCCTGCGTCTTCTGGACGAGGGCTTCGACCTCGGCTCCGACACGCCCGTCACCGAGGGGCACGTGGACCTCGGCAAGGCCCGCGCCGGCAACCTCGGCGCCGTCTTCTTCTCCATCTGGGTGGACCCCGCCGCGAACCAGGGCCGCTATGCCCACCGGGCCCTGCGCCTCATCGATGCCGTCCTGATGCAGATCGAACGTCACCCGGATCAGATGGTGCTCGCGCTGTCCGCCCAGGACATCATCGACGCTCGCGCCAGCCAGCCGAAGAAGCTCGCCTCGCTCATGGGCATCGAGGGCGGCCACGTCATCGAGAACGACCTCGGCCTGCTGCGCGACTTCTACCGGCTCGGCGCCCGGTACATGACCCTCACCTGGAGCAACACGAACGAGTGGGCCGACTCCTCCGGCGACATCCAGGACCGCAAGGTGAAGCACCACGGCGGGCTGAGCCCGTTCGGCGAGGAGGTCGTCCGCGAGATGAACCGCCTCGGAATGCTCGTGGACATCTCCCACGTGTCCGACGAGACCTTCTTCGACACGCTGAAGGTGACCCGCGCGCCCGTCATCGCCTCCCACTCGTCCGCCCGCGCGCTCACCCAGAGCCCGCGCAACATGACCGACGACATGCTGCGCGCGGTGGCCGCCAACAAGGGCGTCGTGATGGTGAACTTCTTCTCCGCCTTCATCGATGACGCGTTCCGCAAGGCCCAGGACGCCCAGAACGCGGAGCGCAAGGCCGCCCTCGCCGCGCAGAAGGCCCGGCTCAAGAAGGGCGCGGGTCCGCTCCCGGTCATCGACATGGCCACCGAGCGGCAGTGGTCCAGCAAGCTCGAGCGCCCACCCCTCGAGGCGCTCATTGATCACATCGACCATGTCGCCAAGGTGGCCGGCGTGGACCACGTGGGGTTGGGCTCGGACTTCGATGGCGTGTCCTCCACGCCCGAGGGCATCGACTCCGTCGCCGATCTGCCGCGCATCACCGAGGCGCTGCTCGCGCGCGGCTACTCCCCGGAGCAGGTCCACAAGATCCTCGGCGGCAACCTCCTTCGCGTCTTCCGAGAGGCCGAGCGCGTCAGCCGCGAGCTGCGCGCCGCGCCCCCACCGCGTTGA
- a CDS encoding TonB-dependent receptor plug domain-containing protein — translation MGRSFLAAPGLCLALMMGGLARAEEAPAPEGEVFTVPTVEVRETAAPEPPDAASQRDPSGALTVIETADFGGAAKDAAEVLSTSAGVVVQDSGGYGQSKNLVVRGASSNGTLVLLDGIPLNGAGGIADLSRVPLALVERFEVLRGGVGARYGSGGLGGVVNVITRRPDAAARVAGEATYGSWDTALGWLSATGPVLGGEGLVLLHGGRSSGDFPFLFDTSPALPGDALEERRRTNNDARGAGGMLRLRHPLGEHFEVDVLGELSLDERGLAGTATNPIPDARQGNGRGSASVRLMGELGSVRGSARAWFRRDRLSLSNGPQALQGTQAQRVGGVELEARTLLGGWHGVSAVLTVSGEDVSGVEEATVGTTRPSRGQASIMVMDELVLAGGRLLLAPSLRVERAGSYTLLSPKVGATLTLPAGLELRANAGQSHRAPSFLELYIRQGLLLPNAALRPERVLYADVAVVHRTERSLASVGGFYSLYEDLIAYELFPPFAAKPYNFAAASVAGLEAEGEWRPYPWVAGALSYTLLVSRNLRDDPRYYLKELPYRPRHKLSARMSGGPRWLTGRVEVMAQSVQYVNRTEEAELPGRTFVHAGLSSSFGRAPELTLSVELKNVFDAHAEDLDGYPLPGRSAYVTLAAAFGGPPPTPPKPRTDSP, via the coding sequence ATGGGGCGGTCATTCCTCGCCGCGCCGGGCTTGTGCCTGGCGCTCATGATGGGCGGACTGGCGCGGGCCGAAGAGGCTCCGGCGCCAGAGGGTGAGGTCTTCACCGTCCCCACCGTGGAGGTTCGCGAGACCGCGGCCCCGGAGCCTCCGGACGCGGCGAGCCAGCGCGACCCCAGCGGTGCGCTCACCGTCATCGAGACGGCCGACTTCGGTGGGGCGGCGAAGGACGCCGCCGAGGTGCTCTCCACCTCCGCGGGCGTGGTGGTGCAGGACAGCGGCGGCTACGGCCAGAGCAAGAACCTGGTGGTGCGCGGGGCCTCCTCCAACGGGACCCTGGTCCTGCTGGATGGCATTCCCCTCAACGGCGCGGGTGGAATCGCCGACCTCTCGCGCGTCCCGCTGGCGTTGGTGGAGCGCTTCGAGGTGCTGCGCGGCGGCGTGGGTGCGCGCTACGGCTCGGGCGGGCTGGGCGGCGTGGTGAACGTCATCACCCGGCGCCCTGACGCGGCGGCCCGTGTGGCGGGAGAGGCCACCTACGGCAGCTGGGACACGGCGCTCGGGTGGCTGTCGGCGACGGGCCCGGTGCTGGGCGGCGAGGGGCTGGTGCTGCTCCACGGAGGACGCTCCTCGGGAGACTTTCCCTTCCTCTTCGACACGAGCCCCGCGCTGCCGGGAGATGCGCTCGAGGAGCGCCGCCGGACGAACAACGACGCGCGGGGAGCGGGCGGGATGCTGCGGCTGCGGCACCCCCTAGGGGAGCACTTCGAGGTGGACGTGCTGGGCGAGCTGTCCCTGGACGAGCGGGGACTGGCGGGCACCGCGACCAACCCCATTCCCGACGCGCGGCAGGGCAACGGGCGGGGCTCGGCCAGCGTGCGACTCATGGGTGAGCTGGGCTCGGTGCGCGGCTCCGCGCGTGCCTGGTTCCGGAGAGATCGCCTCAGCCTGTCCAACGGTCCGCAGGCGCTCCAGGGCACCCAGGCGCAGCGCGTGGGAGGCGTGGAGCTGGAGGCGCGCACGCTGCTGGGAGGGTGGCACGGCGTGTCGGCGGTGCTGACCGTGTCGGGCGAGGACGTCTCTGGAGTGGAGGAGGCCACGGTGGGCACCACTCGCCCGAGCCGGGGGCAGGCCAGCATCATGGTGATGGACGAGCTGGTGCTCGCCGGAGGGCGGCTGCTCCTCGCGCCGTCGCTGCGTGTGGAGCGCGCGGGTTCATACACGCTGCTGTCTCCGAAGGTGGGCGCCACGCTGACGCTGCCAGCGGGCCTGGAGCTGCGCGCCAATGCGGGGCAGTCGCACCGCGCGCCCTCCTTCCTGGAGCTGTACATCCGCCAGGGGCTGCTGCTGCCCAATGCCGCGCTGCGCCCGGAGCGGGTGCTGTACGCGGACGTGGCGGTGGTCCACCGCACGGAGCGCTCCCTGGCCTCCGTGGGCGGCTTCTACAGCCTCTACGAGGACCTCATCGCCTACGAGCTGTTCCCGCCCTTCGCCGCCAAGCCCTACAACTTCGCCGCCGCGAGCGTGGCCGGGCTGGAGGCCGAGGGCGAGTGGCGTCCATACCCGTGGGTGGCCGGGGCGCTGAGCTACACCCTGCTGGTCTCGCGCAACCTTCGGGACGACCCGCGCTACTACCTCAAGGAGCTGCCGTACCGGCCGCGCCACAAGCTGAGCGCGCGCATGTCCGGCGGCCCGCGCTGGCTCACCGGGCGCGTGGAGGTGATGGCGCAGTCGGTCCAGTACGTCAATCGCACGGAGGAGGCGGAGCTTCCGGGACGCACGTTCGTCCACGCCGGCCTCTCCAGCAGCTTCGGGCGCGCTCCCGAGCTGACCCTCTCGGTGGAGCTGAAGAATGTCTTCGACGCGCACGCCGAGGACCTCGACGGCTACCCCCTCCCGGGCCGCTCCGCCTACGTGACGCTGGCGGCGGCGTTCGGCGGCCCTCCCCCCACACCCCCAAAACCCAGAACGGATTCACCATGA
- a CDS encoding MarR family winged helix-turn-helix transcriptional regulator, translating into MKETESTKELDEGIEPALATQDKPRGPQLGEVLDFMRLLWAVDHGLQSTSKRMESSLGVTGPQRLVLRLVGRFPGITAGTLAQILHVHPSTLTGVLKRLEKRGLLERKADPLDGRKALFALTDAGRELDVPSTGTVESAVQRVLSKMTRARILHTQDVLTALAEELGGNPTSADPSAASSARRPIAPR; encoded by the coding sequence TTGAAGGAAACGGAATCCACCAAGGAGCTGGATGAGGGCATCGAGCCAGCACTGGCCACGCAGGACAAACCGCGCGGCCCTCAGCTCGGAGAGGTCCTCGACTTCATGCGGCTCCTGTGGGCCGTGGACCATGGCCTCCAGTCCACCTCCAAGCGGATGGAGTCGAGCCTGGGAGTCACCGGTCCGCAGCGGCTGGTGCTCCGATTGGTAGGACGCTTCCCGGGAATCACCGCCGGCACGCTCGCGCAGATCCTCCACGTCCACCCCAGCACGCTGACCGGAGTGCTCAAGCGGCTGGAGAAGCGCGGCCTGCTCGAGCGCAAGGCCGATCCACTCGACGGGCGCAAGGCGCTCTTCGCCCTCACCGATGCGGGACGAGAGCTCGATGTGCCCTCCACGGGAACGGTGGAGTCGGCTGTCCAGCGCGTGCTCTCGAAGATGACCCGGGCGCGCATCCTCCATACCCAGGACGTCCTCACCGCGCTCGCCGAGGAATTGGGCGGTAACCCCACCTCGGCCGACCCCTCGGCTGCCTCCTCGGCCCGCCGGCCGATTGCCCCCCGCTGA
- a CDS encoding ComEA family DNA-binding protein — protein MSARAVMVAWGMVLGLVLLSPGVAEAGRGRTQYSGVVNLNEASEKELDQLPGVGLKAAESILAHRQKRPFQRIEELVKVKGFGKKKVEKLKPYLTLTGPTTLKAEKPDNASDKPKKKRKSRH, from the coding sequence GTGAGCGCGCGTGCGGTGATGGTGGCGTGGGGGATGGTGCTCGGGCTGGTGCTGCTGAGCCCTGGGGTGGCGGAAGCGGGCCGAGGCCGCACGCAGTACTCGGGCGTGGTGAACCTGAACGAGGCCTCCGAGAAGGAGCTGGATCAACTGCCGGGCGTGGGGCTGAAGGCAGCCGAGAGCATCCTCGCCCACCGGCAGAAGCGGCCCTTCCAGCGCATCGAGGAGTTGGTGAAGGTGAAGGGCTTCGGGAAGAAGAAGGTGGAGAAGCTCAAGCCGTACCTGACCCTGACGGGACCCACGACCCTGAAGGCGGAGAAGCCCGACAACGCCTCGGACAAGCCGAAGAAGAAGCGGAAGTCGAGGCACTGA